Within Synechococcus sp. NB0720_010, the genomic segment TCAGCGAGAGCTGGAACCAGTCCCGGCAGGTGATGCGGTTCCCCGTCCAGTTGTGGAAGTACTCGTGGCCAATGACGCTTTCGATGCGCTCCAGCTCGCCGTCGGTGGCGGTCTCCGCGTCCGCCAGGACCAACTTGGAATTGAAGATATTGAGACTCTTGTTCTCCATCGCGCCCATGTTGAAGTGGCGCACCGCAACGAGATTGAACTCGTCGAGGTCATATTCCAAGCCATAGCGACGCTCATCCCAGGCCATCGAGCGCTTCAGTGACGCCATCGCGTGGGCCGTGAAGCCCGCATCTCCAGGCTCGACGTGAATCCGCAGTTGAACCGTTCGGCCGCTGCAGGTCACGAATTGATCGCGCACCTCCTCCAGGGCACCCGCCACCAGGGCGAACAAATAGGAGGGCTTGGGGAAGGGGTCATCCCAGACGGCGTAGTGACGGTCGGGTTCGCCCGCAAGCGGACCGGTCTCCAGGCAGTTTCCGTTCGAGAGCAGCACAGGGCAGCTGGCCAGGTCCGCTTCGATGCGCACCCGAAAGCGGCTGAGCAGATCCGGGCGATCCGGGTGGAAGGTGATCCGCCGAAAGCCCTCGGCCTCGCATTGGGTGGTGAAGAGGCCGCCGCTGACGTACAGCCCTTCCAGGCTGGTGTTGGTCTGGGGCTGAATCTTGACCCGCGTTCGCAGCCGGCAGGCCTCTGTCGGTGGCTTGAGCAACACCAACTTGCTGCTCTCCAGGCGATAGGTCTCTGGCGCCAGGGGCTGGCCGTCGAGCTCAATCGAGAGCAGCTCGAGTTGTTCCCCCAAGAACTCCCAGGAAGCCGCATCCGCTGCAGCTCCTGCGGGAACCAGCTGGAACTCCGCCTCGACGACGGCATGATCGGCGTGGAGCTGGAACAGCAGCTCGGTGTGCTCGATCGTGAACGGGGCCGGGCGGTAGTCAGCGAGGCGAACGGTGGCCATGCGGGGGAAGAATCACCAAGGAACGGGACCCCGCCCCGTCGCCACGCTGCAGCCCATCTGGGAGCCGAGCAGAGCACCGAGGGGAATCGCCCATGCCCGACCATCCTGGCGGGAGAGGGCATAGGCCGCCGCCCCACCGGTTAATCCACCCCAAAGCCGACCGGTGTTGCAGGAGACCGCCGGGGTCTGCGCGACCGGAAGGGCTCTGGTTTGGCGCTCACGCCAGGTTGTTTCCTGTCGAGGCCTCCGGACCGGCCTCCAAACCTGATGGTGATGCTGCCTGTGCCAGCGCTCGCCATGGGCGAACGCTGGAGCAGGCAGAAGGCCCGACACGGGGGACAGCGCTACGCAGATCAGCAGCAGCGTCAACGGAGAACGAGAGGTCATCGAATCAGTCCAAAGGGGACCTCTTCAGACAATCTCCGGCGCTGCGGTGATCTCTGACTGAACGTCCCCTGAAGGACGACTAGATGCGACTCAGGGCTTCTTGGCCGGCTTCTGGGGTTGTGCAGCGCGGCCTTTAACCGCTTCCTCAACCTTGGCCTTCACATCGGCTGGGACCTCGTTGGGGCAGACCTCAACGGCACCCAAGACCGCCGAATTAATCGAACCGCGGCGCAGCTCTTCGATCGAGAGGGGTTTGTTACCCACCTGAGCGATCTGGGACTGATGCCCCCCTTGAATCACCTGCGCGATCGTCTCACCAGCAATCGCCACGGCCTTATC encodes:
- a CDS encoding cAMP phosphodiesterase, which translates into the protein MRLSRIHLGLVLLPVVLWIAPLPVQAAPATEAEMNLYTRIAALNVCIARAADTDFDKAVAIAGETIAQVIQGGHQSQIAQVGNKPLSIEELRRGSINSAVLGAVEVCPNEVPADVKAKVEEAVKGRAAQPQKPAKKP